Proteins from a single region of Pirellulales bacterium:
- a CDS encoding ribbon-helix-helix domain-containing protein → MRSAKIAITIDEGLLDRLDRLVSEQRFPNRSRAIQEAIQDKLERMDRSRLARECAKLDPSFEQQLAEEGMAADFEQWPEY, encoded by the coding sequence ATGAGGAGCGCAAAGATCGCCATAACCATCGACGAGGGGCTTCTCGACCGTCTAGACCGCTTGGTCAGCGAACAGCGATTTCCAAATCGTAGCCGCGCAATCCAAGAGGCCATTCAAGACAAACTTGAACGAATGGATCGTAGTCGCTTAGCGCGGGAATGCGCAAAACTCGACCCGTCTTTCGAGCAGCAACTTGCCGAAGAAGGGATGGCGGCGGATTTCGAGCAATGGCCCGAATACTGA